In Planctomycetia bacterium, the genomic stretch GTTTTCGTATTTGCGACCGCTCTGCGCCTCGATCTTCGCCCCGGTCAGCCAAGTGTCGGCACAAACGTGTGCCTGACCGAGGCAATTCGGATGATGCAACCCACTGAAGACCGTTAAGTCGGCCCGATGCTTTTCCAACGGCTTGAGCGACGGGGACAAGTCGAACTCGCGGCCCGCTTGCGTGCATTGCCACGTCATGCCGTTGACGCCGTTGGGAATATAGACGAACACGCTCCGGCGCGGTTTCGTCACATCTGCGGCGGCAGCGCGAGCTCGAATCGGAAGCATGGCATCGAGCAACGGAAGCGCCAGCGCAGCGCCGACTCCGCGCACGAAGCGGCGGCGATCGAGAAGCCATCGCTGAGATCGAATGTGAGCCATGGGTGCGACCGAGGGTTAGCGTTTGGAAAACAACGGGGATGTCACAAGCCCTTCGATGAACGAAACGAGACGATCATCTTGCCGCCGCGCTTGGGCGACGATCGGCTTGAGCGCCTCGCGGTCGACGAACGTCAGGCTCCGCCGCAGCGCGTAGGTAGCGAGCTTTTCGCTCAACGCAGCGGCGAACTTATCGACATCGGCGACGAGCAGTTTGCGGAGTTCCGCACTGTCTTGAAAGGCGCGGCCGTCGGCAAGCCGGCCGCTCGGATCGAGCGTCGGGTCGGCGCCGGTGCCGTCTTTCAACGTCTCGACCGTGCGCCAACGTCCGATCGCGTCGTAGTTGTCGAAGGCGATCCCCAGCGGGTCGATCTTATTATGGCAAGCCGTGCAATTCGGGTCGGAGCGATGCAGTTCCAGCTTCTCGCGCACGCCGGCTTTCTTTTGATCGGGGGCTGCCGTAGTCAAGGCCGAAACGTTCGCCGGCGGCGGTGGAGGGGGCTTGCCGATGATCGACTCGAGAATCCACGTCCCTCGATGCACGGGCCGATGCCGCGTGCCGTCCGACGTGAGGCTGAGAATCGAGGCGTGCGTCAGAACGCCGCCCCGATGATGCTCGGGCCGCAACGCAACGCGCCGCAAGTGATCGCCGCGAACACCTGCGATACCGTAGTGTTTTGCGAGGCGTTCGTTGAGCATCGTCCAGTCGGAGTCTAAGAAGTCGCGAATGCTTCCGTTCCCGCGCAGCACTTCGCCGAACACGCCGATCGTCTCGGCGAGCATGCTTTGTTCTAGGTTGTCGTCGTAGTCGGGATACAAAGCCTTGTCCGGCGCGAACATTCCCACCTTGCGTAGTTGCAACCACTGACGCGGAAAGCTTTGCGCAAACGAGGCCGATTTCGGATCGGCAAGCATGCGCCGTGCTTCGGCGAGCAATGTTTGGGGATCGTGCAGCTTCTCGGTCCGCGCCAAGTCCAGCAGCGGCTGATCGGGCGGCGCACTCCACAAGAAAAAGGAGAGCCGCGAGGCGAGTTCCCAAGCGGTGAGGCGGTCGCTTTGATCTGCCGCTCGACCTTCTTCCAAATAGAGAAAGCTCTTCGCGCACAACACCGCAACGAGCCCTTGCCTTACGGCCGTCTCGAAGGAGTCGCCGAGTAGGAGCGACGTTTCGACCGGCTTGAGCAACCGCTCGATTTCTTCGTCTTCGACCGGTCGTCGCCAGGCGCGCTCGGCGAAGCGGGCCAAGATTCGGCGTGCGTAGTCGAAACCTTTCTTCGCGCCTTCGTCGTCGAAGAAGATACGTCGATGCGCCGCGGTGGGCCAGGAGTCGAAGAGAGGGCCGTCCCATTCGACGCTGTCGATAATGAGCGTCGGTTGGATCGGTCGATAGTCGTCGTCGGTGAGCTTCAGCTGCCACGGAGCGCGGCTTCGCATGTCGGTGAAGGCGACGCCGCCCGGACCGTGGCGCGAGCGGCGCGAGCCCGGCTCAGGACCGGGAACGGAGTTCGCCAGTCGCACCGGATGCTTGCCCGCGGCGAGATGGACGCGTGTTTCCAGCGTGATCGGCTTGTCTTCCGGCGCGTCGACGTCTTGTTCTAAGACCGTCTTGTCGATGTTCGAGAGATAGACCTTCAATCGCGGCGCGATGCCCCCTTCGGGCCGTAGCCCACTAAGCTTGATGCGCAGTCGATACTCGCCGGCGGTCTTGAGCTCTAAGGGCCAAGTATCCGAAACATGGTTATTCGGATTGAGATCCAAGCGGACTCGATCGGCGATGCCGCGCGCCTCGAACTCCTTGCGCAGATAGCCGGAGCGCATCTCAAACGGAGTCCAGCGAATCAATTCGCGTTTGGGTTCGGGCCTCAGCGAGAGGGCCTCGTCGAGCACCATCTCGGCGGCGGCAAGATACTTCTCGACATGCGCCGGCGAAAGCGAAAGGACCGACCCGATTCGCTCGAAGCCCTTCCAATCGGGATCCTCCGGCAGTCCGGTCGGGCCGTTCACGTCGAACGTGACCCCGAGCAAGTCGCGAATGGAGTTCGCGTATTCCTCGCGCGTCAGCTTACGGAAGGCGATTCGCTCCGCGCCGGCCGTCTGACGGACTGCCTCGGCTTCGTGCAGCTGGCCTGCGATCCACTCCGCTAGGCCGGCGACATCCGTCGGGCTAGGTCGCGGCTCCGACTTCGGTGGCATGTCCCCGGAGTTGATCCGGTTCATGATCTCTTCCCAATGCCCCATCACTTTCGGCGAGGTGTAATCCAACGCCAGATCGTCGATGCGCAAATCGCCCGACGACTTCGCGGCGTCGTGGCACTTGTGGCAATGCCGCACGAAGAACGGTTTCACGACCGTTTCATAGCCCGCGATTTCAGCCGGCGATGTGATCTGCGTTTTGATCTGTGCTTTGGGCGGCGATTCGGCCGAAGAGCCGACTACCGACGCGATCGCACCGACCACGACGACCAACAGCGGAATACAAATTCGTAGCCACATGAGGCGCTGCAGGGAAAGGTGTCTGAGGGATCGCGACCCACGCACTCGGTCCCTCATGGTAAGCGTTGGTAGGCGCAAGTCCTAGCTTTCGGCGCCGATCAGCTTCCGCTCGCGTTGCAACAAAGCGTGGCGCCGATCGGCTCCCGGCCGTGGCCTAGCGGGGGGCGAGTTGCCGCTCGGCGTGACGCGATGGCAGGGAACGGCGAAGTAGTGATGGCAATTCGCGCAGGCGCTGCCGACGGCCCGCATGGCTCGCGGCGCGCCGATCTTCTTCGCCACTTCGGCATATGTCAGCGTTTTCCCGACCGGAATTCGCTGCACGACGCGCCACACCCGATTTTGAAACGCCGTTCCCCGCAGATCGAGCCGGAGACCGAGCGGACGCGGCGGATCTTCGATATGCGCCAGCACCTTCGCTAAGCGGGCCTCGTCGTCGCTGGTCCCTTCGACGAACTGCGACTTCGGAAAACACCGCTGCAACGCTTCGATGGCAAAGCTCGGATTCTCGCCGAGCAAGATCGCCGCCACCCCTTTCGTACCGGTCGCCACGAGCACCGCGCCGAGCGCGCTGCGGCCGATCGCGAACCGGAGCTCATCGCTCTTCGATCGTGCGGGCTTCCGCCGCGCGCGATTACCGTCGATGGAGATCTTTTTCATCCGATGCACGCCGCAAAAAATCTAACGAGTCACAAGCCCCTGCATGGCGACGACCTCGAGGTCGCGGCCTTTGATCTTCCGCAGCGGCACCAGTTCGTCGTGAACCCAACGCGGGTCGGGTGCGCCGCTGATGAACCAGTCGCCGCCGTTGTCGGCGAGCATCAGGCCATGCTTCTTCATGCCGTCGAGGATCACGCGGGCCGCACCTTGGAAGGCCGAGACGTCGAAATCGGCCTTGAGGCGAACGCGCATTCCCATCGGGGGCAAATGCTCGTCTTTGTGCGGGCTGGCGAAATGCCGAGCCGGCGACACATACGCGCGGCGCGACTTCTTTACGGTGAATCGCAACGCGTGCTTCAACACCCCTTGACCGCAAATTTCATCGTAGCGCGCCAAGCCGGGCAGAATCGGAAGACCGGCCGCATCGGCGCTCGTCCAGCCGGCGGGGCGAGGCTTCGGGTTCTTTAAGTCGAAGATCGCTCCGCTCGCGGCGCGCCAAGATTTGCCACCGTCTTCGGGGAAGGCATGAAACAACTCGTAGAGCTTCCACGTGTCTCGATCCAGCACGAGCACATGCCGATCCCCGTCCGACTTCGGGCCCCCTTCGATCGGCGCTGCCGGCGGAATCGGGTACGGCCCGGGATCGCTTTCGTCGGCGTATTCGAAACTCACCGGCACTCGCGGTTGGTCTCCGCCGACGATGTAATAAGGAATCCCCGCCGGCATCCCCTGCCAGATCGAGCCGAAATCTTCGTGCAACGATTTCTCTGCGCCGATCGACGCGATGAGGGCGTCGCTCAGCGGATCGACGGCATCTTGCGAGATGTCGCGATTCCATTCATCGCTTGCCGGCAGCAGCAATCGGCCGCCGAGATCGGCGTTGGCACCGAGTGCAAGCTTCGGCTCGGCACCGAAGGCGCGGCTCGAACCGAGTGCGGCGAGCGCCGCGACCTGCCCGAGAAATCGACGACGATCGGTAGCCATAGAGACCTCGTGAGTCGCTCGTGAATCGTAGAAGCGTGAGGGGTTGCTTCGATCAACGGTGTCTATTAAGTGTCTATTAAACGTTGCCGGCTACGGCTTCTCAGGTGCCGGCTTCTTTCGGCGGGCTTCGATGTCGACCGTGGCTTGGTCGAGGAAGGCGCGAAAGTCGTCCTTCTCGGGGAAGCGTTCGCTTTTCGGTTCTGCTTCGAAGAGCTTCACCGCCAGGTCGAAGTCGTCGCGGGCCTCGCGGTCGCGCAGCAGATGCAATTTGGCGAAGCCGCGGGCCGCTACTAAAAAGCTTTGCGTCGGCTCGGTGCCGAAGGCGACGTCGAAATCGGCGATCGCGCCCGCATAGTCTTTCTTGAGGTAGCGATAGTTGGCCCGGCGCTCGAACTCGGCGAGTTCTTTCGGTGCCGCCTTGATCGCAGCATCGGCGTCGGCCAATGCGGCGGTCAGTTGCTCGGCCGGCACCCACGCTTCAGGGCGCTCCATGCGCAAGAATTGAAAGCGGGGAGCTCGCTTCGCCGCTTCGTCGAAGTCGGCGATTCCTTTTTCATAGTCCTTCTTGCCGCAATAGGCATCGCCCCGAGCTTTGTAGAGGTGGGCATACAGCGCGTCGCGCGTGTCCGACTTGAGCAGCTCGGTGATTTCGGTCAAGGCCCGATCGTAGTCTCCGATGCGCACGAGCAGCAACGCGCGCTGCTCTCGTTTTCGATAATAGTTCGGCTGCAACAGAAGCAGCGCATCGTAGTCGCGAACCGCTTCGGGTAGCTTGCCAATTTGCTCGTAGAGCTGTGCTCGCGACTCCAACGCATCCGTCGACTTCGGGTCGAGTCCGATCGCGGCGTCGTAGTCGGCCAGGACGAGAGTGAAATCTTTCGAGCCGTAATTCACCTTCTGGTAGCGCGCCGCGGCACGCCCTAAATAGGTTTGGAGGTTCTTTGAGTCGAGCCGAATCGCCGTGTCGTAATCTTTCAGCGAAGCATCGATGCGACTTTCGTCCAAATGCAATTTCGCCCGGGCCGAGTAACCTTCGGCGGCGTCGGGTGCGAGGCGAATCGCTTCTTCGAAATCAGCCGCCGCCTCTTTCGCTTTATTGATGCGGAGCAAGTAGCGTCCGCGCACGAGTCGCGACTGCACGTTTTCGGGAGCCGCCGCAACCGCCGCATCCAAGTCGACGATCACTTGCGGATACTCTCCTCTGGCGACCCGCAGTTCCGACCGTACGACCAGCGCCCGCGGATTTTTGGGCGCTAAGCGAATCGCCTCGTCGATCAGCGCCAGTGCCGCATCGAGATCTTTGGCCTGATTGAGCGTCTTGCGAGCCAAGATGATTTCCGTTTGCTCGATCAGTTTTTTCACTTGGGTCGAGGCGTCGTCACCGGCGAGCGGCGCGTTGCCGGCCTTAAACGAAGCGATGAGCGTCGGTAGTTCCCCTTTCACTCCGAGGTCGGCCGCAGTCTTAAGCTCCGGCGCCGCCGTCGTTGCGATCATCACGATGAGCATGCCGCGCGGTTGCTCGACGACATAGGCGGGGAGCAGCACGATGCGTCCCCAACCTCCGACGCTCTTGTCGTCGGTTTGAAACGAGAAGTCGAAGCCGAAGCCCGCATAAGTGCCGAACTTCAGATCTCGATCGGGCTCGGCCTTGAAGTTCGGAAACCCGTTCGCGAACTGCCCGCGGAATTGTTCGGTGAGCGCTTTCATCAGCTCGCGTCCGATGTCGCCGGGGACGATCCCCTCGAGCGCACCGACGGCAAGGTTTTCCAGCGTCGTGACTTCCCCGTCGGCGGCTACCGCCTGACGTTCGAACTTCACGAAGTTGGAGCTCTGATCGGTCCCGGCTTTCGGATCGGCCTTCCAGTGCTTCGGATACTTAAAAGAAAACGGCACGAAACGCTCGACGTGTCGCTTGCCGAGCGCGCTCAACTCGTTCCGATAAACGCTTAAGTCGGCATCCGCGGTCGGAGGATCGGCGGCCCATGCGCCGGTCGACGGCATTCCGAAAATCGACACGAACAAGAGTACCATGATCGGCACCGGCGCACCGATTCGAGACGTCAGTGTCGTTCCTCGCGTAGTCATGGCGGGCCTCGCTGTCGTAAAACTTTGGATGAAGCTCAATGCTGTGGTTTTCCGCGTCATGTTACACTATTTTATTCAAACACAAACTTTAGTTTCGTGTTCGTTGACGCCTGAGAAACGAGCAAACCGTTTATGTCGCAACCGGGCTTCTTCTCGCGCGAGCGGATCGTCGCACCGGCCGACTTCAACCGTTGGCGCATTCCTCCGGCGTCGATCGCGATTCATCTCTGCATCGGCGCAGCGTATGCCTGGAGCATCTTCAATCCGGCGTTGATGCGCATCCGCGGAGTCGTCGTCCCAGCCGCCGACGATTGGAAGCTGCCGCAAGTGGTTTGGGTCTTCACCGTGGCGATCGTTTGCCTCGGTCTGTCGGCAGCCGTGGCGGGGAAATGGTTGGAGCGCGTCGGGCCGCGCACCGTCGGCGTCGTCGCGGCGTTCTTGTGGAGCGGCGGTTATCTGCTCGGCAGCCTCGGCATCGCCGCGCACCAATTATGGTTGCTCTATCTCGGCTACGGCGTCATCGGCGGTTGCGGGCTCGGGCTCGGTTACGTCTCGCCGGTGAGCACGCTCATTAAGTGGTTTCCCGACCGCCGCGGCATGGCCGCAGGCATGGCGATCATGGGCTTCGGCGGCGGCGCGATTCTTGCCGCACCCTTGCAAGAACGCTTGATGCAGTCGTGCTACGAAGCGCCGCAGTATCTCGGACGTGCGACGGATGTCGCACTCATCACCGAAGCCGGCCGCCGCTTTGCGACCATCGCCGGCGAGCGGCGCGAAGTGGTCGTCGTCGGAGCGAAGGAAACCGCGCAGATGGTCGTGCCCGGTCCGGAAGGAGTGTATGTCGTCGGCACGGGGGACGTCGGCATCGCCGCGACGTTCTTAACCTTGGGCGCGGCGTATCTCGTCATCATGCTCGCGGCGGCATTGTCGTTTCGCGTCCCGGCCGCCGGTTGGCGACCGGCCGGCTGGGTTCCTCGCGACGATGCGACGGCGGCAGCGCGTATGATCGCCGTGCGCGATGTCGATCCCGACGCGGCTTTGCGAACGCCGCAGTTCTATTTGCTGTGGATCATGCTCTGCTTCAACGTCACGGCCGGCATCGGCGTCCTCGGGGTCGCGAAGACGATGATGACCGAAATCTTCGGCTCCGCTTTGCCGGCGATCGTCGATAGCCGTTTCGCGGCGACCTACGTGCTGATGATCGGCGTCTTCAACATGCTCGGCCGTTTTTTCTGGGCGAGCATGTCCGACCTCCTCGGTCGAAAGCGAACGTATGCGATCTTCTTCGGCGTCGGCGCTGCGCTCTATGCGGCGATCCCGTCGATCGTCGGACGTGAAAGCCCCGAGCACGAACTGGCGCCGCTCGTTCTGTTCTACGGCGTGACGATGCTCATCTTCACGATGTACGGCGGCGGCTTCGCGACGATTCCGGCGTACTTGGCCGATCTGTTCGGCGCGCGCAACGTCGGCGCGATTCACGGCCGGCTGTTAACCGCTTGGAGCACGGCGGGAGTCTTGGGTCCTTGGGCGATTACCGCGTTGCGGCAACATTCGGAAAAGCGCGCGATCGAAGCCTTGGCGAACGTCGTCTCGCCCGACAAGTTCGCCGAGCGGTTCGGCGCCCCGTTGGCGGATTTGCCGCTCTTGGTCGAACGCAAAACCGTGACGCTCGCGAAGCTCTTCGAACTCGCCCCGCTCGGCACGCTCGACCCCTCGCGCTCGCTCTACGATTCGACGATGTACCTGATGGCCGGATTGCTCGTCATCGGCTTCGTCGCCGACATGCTCGTGCGACCGGTCGCCGCCAAGCACCTGGCCCCGATGAAGTGATCGCTAGCCGGTGGCTGCGGCTAGGGAGCGGCGGCACATTCCGACATGGGGACAAGCATCGATGTTTCCCCGCAAAATACTCCCCCGCCCCCCGCCGGATGAGCGCCGAAGCTTGACGCGAAGCGATAGATCAACGATCCTTGATAGGCAATCCGAAAGGGTCTCTTAGGAGTCGCTGGCATGGAACAAAAATTCGAAGTCGTCCCTCAGGCCGAGATTCGTCTGGAGGGTCGCCGCGTCGTCCGCAACGACGTCACGCACGATTGGGGTCTCCGTCTGCAATGGGAAGTTCGTCGCGACGGCAAGGTGCTCGCCACCCCGCCGGCCCGCGCCGAAACCAGCTACGAACATCCCGACACGACGCCGGGCAAATACGAAATCGTGCTGCAAAGCTGGAAGTATGTCGATTACAAGAAGACGCCGACCGGCGAGTTCGTGAACAGCAAGTTCATCGAAATCTCGAACAAGGTCAGCTATACGATCTGACACGCACGCCTCACGCACTGAAGCCCCTGCCTGCTACGCCTGCCTCACCGATTTGTTCTTCGAGTTGCTTGCTCGTTCCGCCTGCCTGCCCGAGCGCGGCCCCCTGCTCCGCTCGCCACCGCCCCTAGACCCTCGCCTTATCCATCCCATTACGGGAGAGTAATCATGCTGCATATCGGTGACGTGAAGGTTCCGGTTTGTCACGGCGTCACGCGTCGTAGTTTTCTGCAAGCAGGCTCGACCGGCTTGGCCGGCATGACGCTCACCAACCTGCTCGGGCTCGAAGCCTCCGGAGCCGTCGATGGGCGCAGCTCGAAGATCAAGAACTGCATCACGATCTTCCTCGTCGGTTCGCCCGGACAAGTCGATACCTGGGACATGAAGCCCGACGCGCCGGCCGAAGTGCGCGGCAAGTTCGCGCCGATCGGCACCAACGTGCCGGGCATTCAGATTTGCGAACACTTCCCGCTCATGGCCCGCATGATGGACCGCGTGGCGCTGATTCGCAGCTTGCATCACAAGACCGGCGCGACGCACGAGAACGGCCAACGCTGGATGATGACCGGCCACGACTTCACGGCCGACACGGTGAAGCCGCATAGCGGTGCGGTCGTGTCGCGCATGTTCGGTCAGCGCAGCGAGTTGCCGGCGAGCGTGATCTTGCCGGTTCCGATCGGCAACACGGGCGCAGGCCCTTTACACGGACAAACCGCGGCGTATCTCGGCAGCGCGCACGAGCCGTTCTTTCTCAATTCCGATCCGGCTCAGCCCGACTTCAAAGTCTCCGATCTCGAAGCCCCCAAGGGGCACACCGAAACCCGACTCGATGCCCGGAAGAAGCTCCTGTCGCAGCTCGACGATTTGCAGCGCCGCAACGAAAGCCGCAGCACGCAGATGCACGAAAGTTCCTACGATCGCGCGTTTCAATTGCTGACGTCGCCGAAGGCCAAGGAGACGTTCAACCTCGACAAGGAATCGCCGAAGCTCCGCGATCGCTACGGTCGCAACACCTTCGGGCAAAGCTGCCTGATGGCCCGCCGGATGATCGAAGGGGGCGTGCGCTACGTGACCGTCAACCACTTCGACACCGTCTTCAATCTCTCCTGTTGGGACATGCACGCCGACGGCGGTAGCTTGAACAATACCTATCTCGACTACGAACGCCACCTCTGCCCGCAATTCGATCTCGCGTTCACGGCGCTCATCGAAGATTTGGAACAGCGCGGCATGTTGGACGATACGGTCGTGGCGGTGCTGAGCGAGTTCGGTCGCACGCCGCGTTTGAACCCCAAGGGAGGCCGCGACCATTACCCCGGCGCGTGGACCAACTTCCTTTGCGGCGGCAATATTCGGGGCGGTCAGGTCATCGGGTCGACCGACAAGATCGGCTCGGCCCCAGCCAATAATCCGATCGAGCCGCCGCAAGTGCTCGCGTCGATCTATCACGGCATGGGCATCAACCTCGAAACGACGATGATGCCCGGCCCCGGCGACCGACCGATCCGCTTGGTCGAAGCCGAACCGATTCGCCAACTGTTCTCGTAAGGAGTCGGTTCCTTGCGAGCCACGATTTTCGCTAGCGCCGAGCCGCCGCCGGCCCGTTCCGCCACGCCGCCGCGCACCCTGTTCGTCGCGCGCGGCCTGTGCGCGGCGTTGCTTTGGAGCGCGCTGGGGGTTGCCTCGGCTTCGGCCGTCGAGCCGACGATTCGCTTGCTCGACGTGCGCGGCTTGCAACTCGGCGGCACGACGACCCTCATCATCGACGGCGATGATCTCGGCCCTCTCGCTCCACTCACTGTCGCTCCGCCCGCTGCTGCGGTAAGCCCCGCCGCAAAGGACGCAAAAGTTGCCGCTAAGGATGTTGTTGTTCCAGTGCAGGGCCCGCGGCTGATGCTCCCCTTCGCTGCGAAGCAGGAGCTTAAGAAAGGGGCGACCGACAAGCGGGCCGTGTTCGACGTCACGCTCGCCGACGACATTGCGCCCGGCTACTACAACCTCCGGCTCACGACCGACGGCGGCGTAAGCTTGCCGGTCGTCATCGCGGTCGATCGGATGATTCAACGACCGCTCGCCCCCGAAACCACGCAGCTCCCCGCCGCCTTGCACGGCACGGCATCGGGCAGCGTTCCCTTGGAAACGAAGTTCACGGGCAAGGCCGGCGAGCGTTTCATGGCCGAGGTCGAATCGCAACGGCTCGGCGGCAAGCTTCGACCGGTCGTCCATCTCTACGGACCTAAGCGAGCGCAGATCGGATGGTCATGGCCCTCGCCGGCCCTCTATGGCGACACCCGCCTCATGGCGACGCTGCCGACCGACGGCACCTACACGGTTGCGGTTCACGATCTCGAATACGCCGCGCCTGCGAGCAGCTACTTCCGGCTTCGCCTAGGCCGTTGGTCGTCGGCCGATCAAGTGTTTCCTCCGGTCGTGAAGAGCGGCGGACGCGCGACCTTCGAGCTCGTCGGCAGTTCGCCTCCCGAACGGATCGACATGGCCTCGATGCCGGGCTCGTCGACGCTCCCCTTCCCTGCGCCGAAGTCGGGCCTTTGGAGCGGACCACGACCGTTCGTGCAAACGAGTTCCTGTCCCGAGCTTATCGAGCAACCGACGTCGAGCCCGCCAGGCAACGTTCAAGAGTTGCCGAGCGGCCCGGTCGGCGTGAGCGGCCGGTTGCTCAAGCCGGGCGAAGAAGATCGGTATCGGATCGCCGTCGCGCCGAATACGAAGCTGCGCCTCGAAGTCTTCGCCGAGCGGAACGGCTCTCCCGTCGATACGGCGATCGTCATACGAGGCGAGAAAGACGCCTTGCTCACGCGCGGCGAAGACGGCGTCGGCACGATCGACCCCGTGCTCGAGTATACGGTTCCCGACAAGACGACTTCGCTCGTCGTCGGAGTCGTCGATGCGCAAGGACGCGGCGGCGTCGATGCGACGTATCGCCTCTTCATCGAACCGGCGTCGGGCGGCCCCGGCGATTTCCGACTTTCGACCGCCGCCCAACGCCTAACGTTGCCGGCCGGTGGAAGAGTCGTGGTGCCGGTCGTCGCCGAGCGACGAGGCTACGCCGGCGAGATCGAAGTAACCGCTCAGGGATTGCCCGCCGGCGTCAAGCTGGAAGGGGGCAAGATCCCCGCCGAGGCCGATGGAACGCTCGTCACCATCGAACGAACCGGCCCGTTGGCCGACGCCGCGATTACCGAATGGCAAGGCCGCGCGGCGGGAGATGTCGTCCGACCGGTCGTGCTTAAGGGACATCCGGCCGAGCGCTTGCAACCTTGGCTCGCGACGGAGCTCGCCATCGCACCGACCGGCGCAAGCGCCGGCCCGTTCACGATCCAATGGCGCGGCCTGCCCGCCGACGCACGATTGATTCCCGCGCAGAAGTTGACGTTGCCGTTCGAGGTCGTGCGCCCGGATGTCAAAGCCGACGACAAAGGAAACAAGCCGGCCGACACGACGACGGTTCGGCTCTCGCTCGTGACGAGCCAGCTCGCGCCGCTGGTGAACAATCAGCCCGACCTGCCGAAAACGCTCCGTGTCGAGAAGCCGGTCGAGTTGGCGCCGAAGGTCGGGACGGGAGAGATCGTCGTGCTGATCCCGCCGGAAATCATGAACCCGACGTACGACGTGAGCGTGCAAGCCGAGCTATTGGCGGCCGATAAAAAGACGGTCCTGGCAACCTCGTTCGCTCCGGTGAAGCGGCTCCCCTTAAGCTTGCCCGTGGCGTTGAAACTCAACGGCCCTGTCGTGGTTCCCGCGGCGCTCGATGCCAAGACCGGCGCGAAGTTGGAGCTCAAGGGAAAGATCGAACGCCGCGAAGGGGCCGTCGGCGAAGTGACCGTCGCCCTCACCGGTTTGCCGCCGACCATTGCGGCGGTCGCGCCGGTGATCGTGAAGGCCGACGCGAACGACTTCACGCTCAATCTCGTGCTTCCCCCGACCACGCCGGCCGGCAAAATCGCCGGCCTTAAGCTCTCCGCCTCGCTCGCTCCCGATGCCAAGCAG encodes the following:
- a CDS encoding tetratricopeptide repeat protein, with the translated sequence MTTRGTTLTSRIGAPVPIMVLLFVSIFGMPSTGAWAADPPTADADLSVYRNELSALGKRHVERFVPFSFKYPKHWKADPKAGTDQSSNFVKFERQAVAADGEVTTLENLAVGALEGIVPGDIGRELMKALTEQFRGQFANGFPNFKAEPDRDLKFGTYAGFGFDFSFQTDDKSVGGWGRIVLLPAYVVEQPRGMLIVMIATTAAPELKTAADLGVKGELPTLIASFKAGNAPLAGDDASTQVKKLIEQTEIILARKTLNQAKDLDAALALIDEAIRLAPKNPRALVVRSELRVARGEYPQVIVDLDAAVAAAPENVQSRLVRGRYLLRINKAKEAAADFEEAIRLAPDAAEGYSARAKLHLDESRIDASLKDYDTAIRLDSKNLQTYLGRAAARYQKVNYGSKDFTLVLADYDAAIGLDPKSTDALESRAQLYEQIGKLPEAVRDYDALLLLQPNYYRKREQRALLLVRIGDYDRALTEITELLKSDTRDALYAHLYKARGDAYCGKKDYEKGIADFDEAAKRAPRFQFLRMERPEAWVPAEQLTAALADADAAIKAAPKELAEFERRANYRYLKKDYAGAIADFDVAFGTEPTQSFLVAARGFAKLHLLRDREARDDFDLAVKLFEAEPKSERFPEKDDFRAFLDQATVDIEARRKKPAPEKP
- a CDS encoding methylated-DNA--[protein]-cysteine S-methyltransferase; amino-acid sequence: MKKISIDGNRARRKPARSKSDELRFAIGRSALGAVLVATGTKGVAAILLGENPSFAIEALQRCFPKSQFVEGTSDDEARLAKVLAHIEDPPRPLGLRLDLRGTAFQNRVWRVVQRIPVGKTLTYAEVAKKIGAPRAMRAVGSACANCHHYFAVPCHRVTPSGNSPPARPRPGADRRHALLQRERKLIGAES
- a CDS encoding DUF1501 domain-containing protein; this encodes MLHIGDVKVPVCHGVTRRSFLQAGSTGLAGMTLTNLLGLEASGAVDGRSSKIKNCITIFLVGSPGQVDTWDMKPDAPAEVRGKFAPIGTNVPGIQICEHFPLMARMMDRVALIRSLHHKTGATHENGQRWMMTGHDFTADTVKPHSGAVVSRMFGQRSELPASVILPVPIGNTGAGPLHGQTAAYLGSAHEPFFLNSDPAQPDFKVSDLEAPKGHTETRLDARKKLLSQLDDLQRRNESRSTQMHESSYDRAFQLLTSPKAKETFNLDKESPKLRDRYGRNTFGQSCLMARRMIEGGVRYVTVNHFDTVFNLSCWDMHADGGSLNNTYLDYERHLCPQFDLAFTALIEDLEQRGMLDDTVVAVLSEFGRTPRLNPKGGRDHYPGAWTNFLCGGNIRGGQVIGSTDKIGSAPANNPIEPPQVLASIYHGMGINLETTMMPGPGDRPIRLVEAEPIRQLFS
- a CDS encoding DUF1592 domain-containing protein; translation: MWLRICIPLLVVVVGAIASVVGSSAESPPKAQIKTQITSPAEIAGYETVVKPFFVRHCHKCHDAAKSSGDLRIDDLALDYTSPKVMGHWEEIMNRINSGDMPPKSEPRPSPTDVAGLAEWIAGQLHEAEAVRQTAGAERIAFRKLTREEYANSIRDLLGVTFDVNGPTGLPEDPDWKGFERIGSVLSLSPAHVEKYLAAAEMVLDEALSLRPEPKRELIRWTPFEMRSGYLRKEFEARGIADRVRLDLNPNNHVSDTWPLELKTAGEYRLRIKLSGLRPEGGIAPRLKVYLSNIDKTVLEQDVDAPEDKPITLETRVHLAAGKHPVRLANSVPGPEPGSRRSRHGPGGVAFTDMRSRAPWQLKLTDDDYRPIQPTLIIDSVEWDGPLFDSWPTAAHRRIFFDDEGAKKGFDYARRILARFAERAWRRPVEDEEIERLLKPVETSLLLGDSFETAVRQGLVAVLCAKSFLYLEEGRAADQSDRLTAWELASRLSFFLWSAPPDQPLLDLARTEKLHDPQTLLAEARRMLADPKSASFAQSFPRQWLQLRKVGMFAPDKALYPDYDDNLEQSMLAETIGVFGEVLRGNGSIRDFLDSDWTMLNERLAKHYGIAGVRGDHLRRVALRPEHHRGGVLTHASILSLTSDGTRHRPVHRGTWILESIIGKPPPPPPANVSALTTAAPDQKKAGVREKLELHRSDPNCTACHNKIDPLGIAFDNYDAIGRWRTVETLKDGTGADPTLDPSGRLADGRAFQDSAELRKLLVADVDKFAAALSEKLATYALRRSLTFVDREALKPIVAQARRQDDRLVSFIEGLVTSPLFSKR
- a CDS encoding OFA family MFS transporter — translated: MSQPGFFSRERIVAPADFNRWRIPPASIAIHLCIGAAYAWSIFNPALMRIRGVVVPAADDWKLPQVVWVFTVAIVCLGLSAAVAGKWLERVGPRTVGVVAAFLWSGGYLLGSLGIAAHQLWLLYLGYGVIGGCGLGLGYVSPVSTLIKWFPDRRGMAAGMAIMGFGGGAILAAPLQERLMQSCYEAPQYLGRATDVALITEAGRRFATIAGERREVVVVGAKETAQMVVPGPEGVYVVGTGDVGIAATFLTLGAAYLVIMLAAALSFRVPAAGWRPAGWVPRDDATAAARMIAVRDVDPDAALRTPQFYLLWIMLCFNVTAGIGVLGVAKTMMTEIFGSALPAIVDSRFAATYVLMIGVFNMLGRFFWASMSDLLGRKRTYAIFFGVGAALYAAIPSIVGRESPEHELAPLVLFYGVTMLIFTMYGGGFATIPAYLADLFGARNVGAIHGRLLTAWSTAGVLGPWAITALRQHSEKRAIEALANVVSPDKFAERFGAPLADLPLLVERKTVTLAKLFELAPLGTLDPSRSLYDSTMYLMAGLLVIGFVADMLVRPVAAKHLAPMK